Proteins co-encoded in one Pelodiscus sinensis isolate JC-2024 chromosome 7, ASM4963464v1, whole genome shotgun sequence genomic window:
- the ZFAND2B gene encoding AN1-type zinc finger protein 2B isoform X1 has translation MEFPELGAHCSEPACKRLDFLPLKCDACEQIFCTDHITYSQHQCTSAYKKDVQVPVCPLCNTPIPVSKGEMPDRVVGEHIDRDCKSDPAQRKRKIFTNKCLKPGCKQREMMKVICDQCHGNFCLKHRHPLDHQCGGAGRPLSKAGHAAVARAQTPTVAAATSSRGASRPAAGPPAAAPSRGGVMVTPQPGSASPPAVTLQNGLSEDEALQRALEMSLAESACGSARPPRPRAGVRGRSTAACSELGAPGCWALPGLRVRHVGSVSRLFHSWKQRTRRRAHLLCPAAPGTSGHSVCFAAGLLQG, from the exons ACTTTCTTCCTCTGAAGTGCGACGCCTGTGAGCAGATATTCTGCACCGACCACATCACCTACTCCCAGCACCAATGCACCTCTGCCTACAAGAAG GACGTGCAGGTCCCCGTGTGTCCTCTCTGCAACACCCCCATCCCCGTCAGCAAGGGGGAGATGCCTGACCGCGTGGTGGGGGAGCACATCGACCGGGACTGCAAGTCCGACCCCGCCCAGCGCAAGCGCAAG ATTTTCACCAATAAGTGTCTGAAGCCCGGCTGCAAGCAGAGGGAGATGATGAAGGTGATCTGTGACCAGTGCCACGGGAACTTCTGCCTCAAGCACCGGCACCCGCTGGATCACCagtgcggcggggcggggcgccccCTCTCCAAAGCCGG GCACGCTGCCGTCGCGAGAGCCCAGACACCCACTGTGGCAGCCGCTACCTCAAGCAGAGGCGCGTCCAGGCCAGCCGCTGGCCCCCCGGCTGCGGCGCCAAGCAG agGCGGCGTGATGGTGACCCCGCAGCCCGGCAGCGCCTCGCCCCCCGCCGTCACGCTGCAGAACGGACTG agcgAAGACGAGGCGCTGCAGCGAGCGCTGGAGATGTCCCTGGCAGAGTCAGCGTGTGGCTCGGCGCGGCCGCCCAG GCCCAGAGCCGGAGTTCGAGGCCGATCGACTGCAGCATGTTCTGAGCTGGGAGCACcgggctgctgggccctgcctgggCTCCGTGTTCGCCACGTCGGGAGCGTCTCCCGCCTCTTCCACAGCTGGAAACAACGGACCCGGCGCCGGGCGCACCTGCTCTGCCCAGCAGCCCCGGGCACCAGTGGGCACAGCGTCTGCTTCGCCGCCGGCCTGCTGCAGGGCTGA
- the ZFAND2B gene encoding AN1-type zinc finger protein 2B isoform X2 — translation MEFPELGAHCSEPACKRLDFLPLKCDACEQIFCTDHITYSQHQCTSAYKKDVQVPVCPLCNTPIPVSKGEMPDRVVGEHIDRDCKSDPAQRKRKIFTNKCLKPGCKQREMMKVICDQCHGNFCLKHRHPLDHQCGGAGRPLSKAGHAAVARAQTPTVAAATSSRGASRPAAGPPAAAPSRGGVMVTPQPGSASPPAVTLQNGLSEDEALQRALEMSLAESACGSARPPSSTQEEEDLALARALAASEEEYQRRQQRQAQSRSSRPIDCSMF, via the exons ACTTTCTTCCTCTGAAGTGCGACGCCTGTGAGCAGATATTCTGCACCGACCACATCACCTACTCCCAGCACCAATGCACCTCTGCCTACAAGAAG GACGTGCAGGTCCCCGTGTGTCCTCTCTGCAACACCCCCATCCCCGTCAGCAAGGGGGAGATGCCTGACCGCGTGGTGGGGGAGCACATCGACCGGGACTGCAAGTCCGACCCCGCCCAGCGCAAGCGCAAG ATTTTCACCAATAAGTGTCTGAAGCCCGGCTGCAAGCAGAGGGAGATGATGAAGGTGATCTGTGACCAGTGCCACGGGAACTTCTGCCTCAAGCACCGGCACCCGCTGGATCACCagtgcggcggggcggggcgccccCTCTCCAAAGCCGG GCACGCTGCCGTCGCGAGAGCCCAGACACCCACTGTGGCAGCCGCTACCTCAAGCAGAGGCGCGTCCAGGCCAGCCGCTGGCCCCCCGGCTGCGGCGCCAAGCAG agGCGGCGTGATGGTGACCCCGCAGCCCGGCAGCGCCTCGCCCCCCGCCGTCACGCTGCAGAACGGACTG agcgAAGACGAGGCGCTGCAGCGAGCGCTGGAGATGTCCCTGGCAGAGTCAGCGTGTGGCTCGGCGCGGCCGCCCAG CAGCacgcaggaggaggaggacctggCCCTGGCGCGGGCGCTAGCCGCGagcgaggaggagtaccagcggcggcagcagcggcag GCCCAGAGCCGGAGTTCGAGGCCGATCGACTGCAGCATGTTCTGA
- the ZFAND2B gene encoding AN1-type zinc finger protein 2B isoform X3 — protein MEFPELGAHCSEPACKRLDFLPLKCDACEQIFCTDHITYSQHQCTSAYKKDVQVPVCPLCNTPIPVSKGEMPDRVVGEHIDRDCKSDPAQRKRKIFTNKCLKPGCKQREMMKVICDQCHGNFCLKHRHPLDHQCGGAGRPLSKAGHAAVARAQTPTVAAATSSRGASRPAAGPPAAAPSRGGVMVTPQPGSASPPAVTLQNGLSEDEALQRALEMSLAESACGSARPPSTQEEEDLALARALAASEEEYQRRQQRQAQSRSSRPIDCSMF, from the exons ACTTTCTTCCTCTGAAGTGCGACGCCTGTGAGCAGATATTCTGCACCGACCACATCACCTACTCCCAGCACCAATGCACCTCTGCCTACAAGAAG GACGTGCAGGTCCCCGTGTGTCCTCTCTGCAACACCCCCATCCCCGTCAGCAAGGGGGAGATGCCTGACCGCGTGGTGGGGGAGCACATCGACCGGGACTGCAAGTCCGACCCCGCCCAGCGCAAGCGCAAG ATTTTCACCAATAAGTGTCTGAAGCCCGGCTGCAAGCAGAGGGAGATGATGAAGGTGATCTGTGACCAGTGCCACGGGAACTTCTGCCTCAAGCACCGGCACCCGCTGGATCACCagtgcggcggggcggggcgccccCTCTCCAAAGCCGG GCACGCTGCCGTCGCGAGAGCCCAGACACCCACTGTGGCAGCCGCTACCTCAAGCAGAGGCGCGTCCAGGCCAGCCGCTGGCCCCCCGGCTGCGGCGCCAAGCAG agGCGGCGTGATGGTGACCCCGCAGCCCGGCAGCGCCTCGCCCCCCGCCGTCACGCTGCAGAACGGACTG agcgAAGACGAGGCGCTGCAGCGAGCGCTGGAGATGTCCCTGGCAGAGTCAGCGTGTGGCTCGGCGCGGCCGCCCAG CacgcaggaggaggaggacctggCCCTGGCGCGGGCGCTAGCCGCGagcgaggaggagtaccagcggcggcagcagcggcag GCCCAGAGCCGGAGTTCGAGGCCGATCGACTGCAGCATGTTCTGA